The following coding sequences are from one Helicoverpa zea isolate HzStark_Cry1AcR chromosome 4, ilHelZeax1.1, whole genome shotgun sequence window:
- the LOC124629605 gene encoding E3 ubiquitin-protein ligase Ufd4 isoform X6, producing MAEVDPETLLEWLLTGQGDERDMQLIALEQLCMLLLMSDNVDRCFESCPPRTFLPALCKIFLDECAPDNVLEVTARAITYYLDVSAECTRRIVAIEGAVKAICSRLLTVDPNNRTSKDLAEQCIKVLELVCTREAGAVWEGGGLPAVLHFITHHGTSVHKDTLHSAMAVVSRVCGKMEPGDARVGDAVSSLSALLRHNDARVADAALRCFASLADRFARAHADPAPLAEHGLIEELVRRLGSAESGDDKCSAPAVSTTVSLLSTLCRGSAQITHDLVRLELCSAVEAAVQADERWCLECMRLVDLLLVLLCEGRHAIQNGSTRNGSSTSGSSGSGGASGEGSSASGSGARGDKSHRQLIDCIRGKDTDALLAAVSSGAVDVNFTDDVGQTLLNWASAFGTREMVEFLCEKGADVNRGQRSSSLHYAACFGRPAIAKVLLRYGANADLRDEDGKTPLDKARERHDQGHREVAAILQCPGEWLVVGSHDSPSPTNDDDFPETGDKEMAAIYLERLVPVFCARYLGAGGAGVRRACLSLVRKMVHYAPARLLRALSRRRDPPAAALLTQLVAAVLDNAGELGARGRAPPRVLRSRYIRPPADDDDGHLIVLGIAEELMVKASDIYLEQFARLGVFSKVEGLAAAPAAFMSSDNDTSSTPGCSEDASCLSSGVGYSWAEWSLCRGRDALYVWSDAAALELSTGSNGWFRFLLDGKLATMYSSGSPEHQTDNTENRGEFIDKLQRARASVKNSVPQPILSKPGTSKLIIGNWALSCKKEKELQIHNTDGQQQTTILREDLPGFIFESNRGTKHSFTAETFLGPELASGWTDRRTVTPHNAVNASRSRLAAKAEALKAQVCERARALYSRHLANAATRQPRPPVARLRALLATMQRLATQPTDDWQRELNESLDQLTELLCGDELLSAYELQSSGLAPSLLQVLSPQANDAPGQAAARARLVRAWVSRRGGAAGGVLARRLVAVLESVERLPVLAPHGDAPPPAAGTLHHLTKRIRLRVERANDETTEDSTSNNGNNAGRNLKVEALTTVRQLERFLAKSVARQWYDMDRATFNFVQKIKAEAPITFTYEHDFDENGIIYFIGSNGGTCEWVNPGAHGLVSVWSSDGRQLPYGRAEDVLSRSPEPLNVHTNDDRRAFIALDLGLQVVPSAYTLRHARGYGRSALRNWLFQMSADGVTWSTLLSHSDEQTLQEPGSTATWRIRADAPYRYLRIQQNGKNASGQSHYLSLSGLEIYGKVVSVNEVGPRQCGGGGAAVGAGGGARARRWSRGARGVCAGARVLRGPDWKWRDQDGPHPALGTVTSDLHNGWVDVRWDHGGRNSYRMGAEGKFDLKVVSGGATGGDNKQGRKSHSTPSLPDATGADHQVSVASTEQASSADNISSEEMASNMSRPRTHATDLSAINNSTHHINTDLATIVESLTLGAESNNCMSDLGNTSFTNMEMGPTSITDITKPYPAKEPVPETNTQEGAARLLESLGVGRGAGAGRGNNPQRAPRTNHSTSLFPSLVRLALSSNFPGGLLSAAQSYPSLVPNAQNALTLSLTSTSSESEQWLQVSLEDFLESCRAPALLTELEDDDEGEDALDSDKENEPTYQEVVSRNLLSLMEEEALEAVRGNSGQGSRQRKPWDDDFVLKRQFSALIPAFDPRPGRTNLNQTVDLEIPLNESSDGEESSSTETGGTSAGAGAGGGRLPALRLVLSAGGASVALERPAWTLYRAVLALTARLPLLDTHRDLTYTLTYKEIEGMETFASSSDSEDDEPCDPERGIAGAEGAEGAMATCCVRVLRRLRSAAPSLPAEAFVSTKLTNKLHQQLQEPLTLAAAATPLWCQQLNDWCPFLFPLETRQMFFACTAFGTSRTIVWLQAQRDRALDRQRSGNTVSPRRAELEATEFRMGRLRHERVRIPRQPDLLRSAMQVMRVHAGRKSVLEVEFAGEEGTGLGPTLEFYALVAAELQRADLAMWLSDAPAAAPDDSAPHHLVLPDEKPPGYYVTRAGGLFPAPLPQDSPICDTVCKYFWFLGVFLAKVLQDGRLVDLPISEPFLRIMCGEELTNDCLEEIDPIRHRFLQSVVAAAEQYDSIMRDPTLDEDERSAQVAALTVEGATFEQLALTMTHVAAHADPAVAVQPLCDNGENIEVGGHNARAYAESSARWMVRGGVRRQTAAFRRGFGAVFPPRRLRAFCAAELRLLLCGERGPVWTRDHLLQYTEPKLGYTRDSPGFLRLVDVLVEMSLRERKAFLQFATGCSSLPPGGLANLHPRLTVVRKVDAGDGSYPSVNTCVHYLKLPEYSCKEVLRERLLAATNERGFHLN from the exons ATGGCGGAAGTGGATCCAGAAACATTATTAGAATGGCTGCTGACTGGGCAGGGTGATGAGCGTGACATGCAGCTCATTGCTCTTGAACAACTGTGCATGTTGCTGCTCATGTCTGACAATGTTGATAGATGCTTTGAAAG cTGTCCTCCAAGAACATTTCTTCCAGCATTGTGTAAAATATTCTTAGATGAATGTGCACCAGACAATGTGTTGGAAGTGACAGCCAGAGCTATTACTTACTATTTGGATGTGTCTG CTGAATGTACAAGACGGATAGTGGCTATTGAAGGAGCAGTGAAGGCCATTTGTAGCAGACTGCTCACAGTTGATCCTAACAATCGCACCAGCAAGGACCTTGCTGAGCAGTGCATTAAA GTATTGGAATTGGTGTGCACCAGAGAAGCAGGTGCCGTGTGGGAAGGTGGTGGCCTCCCTGCTGTTTTACATTTCATTACACATCATGGTACATCTGTGCACAAGGATACACTTCACTCAGCCATGGCAGTTGTTTCAAG GGTTTGTGGCAAAATGGAGCCGGGTGATGCACGCGTGGGCGATGCGGTGTCGTCACTGTCGGCGCTGCTGCGTCACAATGACGCCCGAGTGGCCGACGCTGCTCTGCGCTGCTTTGCCTCTCTAGCTGATCGGTTTGCTCGCGCGCATGCTGACCCAGCCCCTCTTGCTGAGCATG GTTTGATTGAGGAACTAGTTCGCCGATTGGGAAGTGCTGAAAGTGGTGATGATAAGTGTTCAGCTCCTGCAGTATCCACCACAGTCAGTCTGCTCTCCACACTATGCCGAGGTTCTGCACAGATCACACAT GACCTCGTCCGCCTGGAGTTGTGCTCAGCTGTGGAGGCAGCTGTGCAGGCCGATGAGCGCTGGTGTCTCGAATGTATGCGTCTCGTTGATCTGTTGCTTGTGCTCTTGTGTGAAGGACGGCACGCCATACAAAA TGGTTCAACTCGAAACGGGAGTTCGACATCTGGGTCGAGCGGCTCTGGCGGCGCGAGCGGCGAGGGCTCGTCGGCGAGCGGCAGCGGCGCCCGCGGCGACAAGTCGCACCGGCAGCTCATCGACTGCATCCGCGGCAAGGACACGGACGCGCTGCTCGCCGCCGTCTCCAGCGGCGCCGTCGACGTCAACTTCACTGACGACGTCGGACAAACATTGCTCAACTGGGCCTCGGCTTTCGGTACCAGGGAAATGGTCGAGTTCCTGTGTGAAAAAG GTGCTGATGTAAACCGTGGTCAACGTAGTTCATCTCTGCACTACGCGGCGTGCTTCGGTCGCCCCGCTATCGCCAAGGTGCTCCTTCGCTACGGGGCTAATGCGGATTTGCGAGATGAGGACGGCAAGACACCACTTGATAAGGCTCGCGAAAGACACGATCAAG GTCACAGGGAAGTGGCAGCTATTCTTCAGTGCCCTGGCGAGTGGTTGGTTGTCGGTAGTCACGACTCACCATCACCTaccaatgatgatgattttccTGAAACTGGAGACAAGGAAATGGCAGCAATTTACCTAGA ACGGCTGGTGCCGGTGTTCTGCGCGCGCTACctgggcgcgggcggcgcgggcgtgcGGCGCGCGTGCCTGTCGCTGGTGCGCAAGATGGTGCACTACGCGCCCGCCCGCCTGCTGCGCGCGCTGTCCCGCCGCCGCGacccgcccgccgccgcgctgctCACGCAGCTCGtcgccgccgtgctcgacaACGCC GGCGAGCTGGGCGCGAGAggccgcgcgccgccgcgaGTGCTGCGCAGCCGCTATATCCGCCCGCCTGCG GACGACGACGACGGTCACCTCATAGTGCTGGGTATCGCAGAAGAGCTCATGGTGAAGGCATCCGACATATACCTGGAGCAGTTCGCGCGTCTCGGCGTCTTCAGCAAGGTGGAGGGGCTGGCCGCTGCGCCGGCTGCTTTCATGTCTTCTGATAATGACACTTCTAGTACTCCGG GTTGCAGTGAAGACGCGTCGTGCCTGTCAAGCGGCGTGGGCTACTCGTGGGCGGAGTGGTCGCTGTGCCGCGGCCGCGACGCGCTCTACGTGTGGAGTGACGCGGCCGCGCTCGAGCTCAGCACCGGCAGTAATGGCTGGTTCCGCTTCCTGCTCGACGGCAAACTGGCCACTATGTACTCCAGCGGCAGCCCTGAACATCAGACTGATAATACTG AAAACCGTGGTGAATTTATCGACAAACTGCAAAGAGCTCGAGCCTCAGTAAAGAATTCGGTCCCACAACCGATTCTTTCGAAGCCAGGGACGTCTAAATTGATTATTGGTAACTGGGCTCTTTCCTGCAAAAA AGAAAAAGAATTACAAATCCACAACACAGATGGTCAGCAACAGACTACAATACTCAGAGAAGACTTGcctggttttatttttgaatcgaACAGGGGAACCAAACACTCATTTACTGCTGAAACCTTTTTAG GTCCCGAGTTGGCAAGCGGCTGGACAGACCGCAGGACTGTGACACCTCATAATGCAGTAAATGCAAGTCGATCACGATTGGCAGCTAAAGCAGAAGCATTGAAAGCACAG GTGTGCGAGCGAGCCCGCGCGCTGTACTCGCGGCACCTGGCCAACGCCGCCACGCGCCAGCCGCGCCCGCCCGTCGCCCGGCTGCGGGCCCTGCTCGCCACCATGCAGCGCCTCGCCACGCAGCCCACAG ACGACTGGCAGCGCGAGCTGAATGAGTCCCTCGATCAACTGACTGAGCTGTTGTGTGGAGACGAACTGCTCTCAGCGTACGAATTGCAGTCCAGTGGTCTAGCGCCTTCCTTGCTGCAAGTGCTTTCACCACAAGCGAACG ACGCGCCGGGTcaggcggcggcgcgcgcgcggctGGTGCGCGCGTGGGTgtcgcggcgcggcggcgcggcgggcggcgtgCTGGCGCGGCGCCTGGTGGCCGTGCTGGAGAGCGTGGAGCGCCTGCCCGTGCTGGCGCCGCACGGcgacgcgccgccgcccgcggcCGGCACGCTGCACCACCTCACCAAGCGCATCAG GTTGCGTGTCGAGCGTGCAAACGATGAAACTACCGAGGACTCAACGTCGAACAACGGCAACAACGCCGGCCGCAATCTGAAAGTAGAGGCGTTGACGACTGTACGACAGCTAGAGAGGTTCCTCGCCAAGTCGGTCGCCCGCCAGTGGTACGATATGGACCGCGCCACATTTAACTTCGTACAGAAGATCAAAGCCGAGGCGCCCATTACATTTACATACGAA caTGATTTCGACGAGAATGGAATCATTTACTTTATTGGCAGCAATGGAGGCACATGCGAATGGGTAAATCCCGGTGCCCACGGTCTGGTCAGTGTTTGGTCGTCTGACGGCAGACAGTTGCCGTACGGTCGCGCCGAGGATGTGCTCTCGAGGTCCCCGGAGCCTCTAAATGTACACACGAACGATGATAGACGAGCGTTCATAGCGTTAGATTTGGGTTTACAAGTAGTGCCTTCAGCGTACACTTTACGTCACGCTCGCGGCTATGGGCGTTCAGCGCTCAGAAATTGGCTATTTCAA ATGTCAGCTGACGGCGTGACATGGAGCACGCTGTTGTCGCACAGCGACGAACAAACGTTACAGGAGCCGGGCAGTACGGCCACGTGGCGGATCCGCGCCGACGCGCCGTATCGATACCTCAGGATACAGCAGAACGGAAAGAATGCCAGCGGACAGAGCCATTATCTGTCACTCTCCGGCCTTGAGATTTATGGCAAA GTGGTGAGCGTGAACGAGGTGGGTCCGCGTcagtgcggcggcggcggcgcggcggtggGGGCTGGGggcggggcgcgggcgcggcgctggTCGCGCGGGGCCCGCGGGGTCTGCGCGGGCGCGCGGGTGCTGCGCGGCCCCGACTGGAAGTGGCGCGACCAGGACGGCCCGCATCCCGCGCTCGGCACCGTCACCTCTGACCTGCACAATGGATGGGTCGATGTCAG GTGGGACCATGGAGGACGCAACTCCTACCGAATGGGTGCGGAGGGCAAATTCGACCTAAAGGTGGTGAGCGGTGGCGCCACCGGCGGCGATAACAAACAAGGCCGCAAGAGCCACTCCACTCCCAGCCTGCCTGATGCTACGGGCGCCGACCATCAG GTATCAGTAGCATCGACCGAGCAAGCGTCGTCGGCGGACAACATATCGAGCGAGGAGATGGCGAGCAACATGTCGCGGCCCCGCACCCACGCGACTGACCTCTCTGCTATCAACAATTCTACGCACCATATTAATACAG ATCTAGCAACAATTGTAGAATCGCTGACACTTGGAGCGGAGAGCAATAATTGCATGTCCGATTTGGGCAACACATCCTTCACAAATATGGAAATGGGCCCCACAAGTATTACCGACATCACCAAACCCTACCCAGCCAAAGAACCGGTACCAGAAACTAATACTCAAGAG GGTGCCGCAAGGCTGTTGGAATCTCTAGGAGTGGGTCGCGGCGCGGGTGCCGGTCGCGGCAACAACCCACAGCGTGCTCCTCGGACTAACCACTCCACTAGCCTATTCCCAAG TTTGGTGCGCCTCGCTCTCTCAAGCAACTTCCCTGGAGGACTACTCTCAGCTGCTCAAAGCTACCCGTCGCTGGTTCCAAACGCACAAAATGCTCTGACCCTGTCTCTCACGTCCACGTCGAGTGAAAGTGAAcag TGGCTGCAGGTGTCGTTAGAAGACTTCCTGGAGTCGTGTCGCGCTCCCGCCTTGCTGACGGAGCTGGAGGACGACGATGAAGGCGAAGACGCGCTCGATAGTGATAAGGAAAACGAACCCACATATCAAGAGGTA GTCTCACGGAATCTGCTGTCATTGATGGAAGAAGAAGCTTTGGAAGCGGTTCGAGGTAACAGTGGCCAGGGTAGCCGCCAGCGTAAACCATGGGACGATGATTTCGTTTTAAAACGACAGTTCTCAGCGCTCATACCGGCGTTCGACCCTCGACCTGGAAGAACTAATCTGAACCAAACTGTTG ATCTGGAAATCCCTCTGAACGAGTCATCGgacggtgaggagagcagcagcACGGAGACGGGCGGCACGAGCGCGGgtgcgggcgcgggcggcgggcggcTGCCGGCGCTGCGGCTGGTGCtgagcgcgggcggcgcgtcggTGGCGCTGGAGCGGCCGGCCTGGACGCTGTACCGCGCCGTACTGGCGCTGACTGCTCGGCTGCCGCTGCTCGACACGCACCGCGACCTCACATACAC ATTAACATACAAGGAAATTGAGGGCATGGAAACATTCGCCTCTTCCAGCGACAGCGAGGATGACGAACCGTGCGATCCGG AGCGCGGAATCGCGGGTGCAGAGGGTGCGGAAGGCGCGATGGCGACGTGCTGCGTGCGCGTGCTGCGGCGCCTGCGCAGTGCCGCGCCCTCGCTGCCGGCCGAGGCCTTCGTGTCTACCAAGCTTACTAACAAACTGCACCAGCAGCTGCAAGAACCTCTCACTCTTGCCGCCGCTGCCACGCCGCTGTG GTGCCAGCAGTTGAACGATTGGTGTCCGTTCCTGTTCCCTCTAGAGACACGCCAAATGTTCTTCGCGTGCACTGCCTTTGGAACGTCTCGCACTATCGTCTGGTTGCAGGCTCAGCGGGATCGCGCTCTCGATAGACAAAG ATCTGGTAACACGGTGTCTCCGCGCCGTGCTGAGCTCGAAGCGACAGAGTTCCGCATGGGTCGCCTGCGGCACGAGCGAGTGCGGATACCGCGCCAGCCGGACCTGCTGCGCTCTGCTATGCAG GTGATGCGCGTGCACGCGGGCCGCAAGTCGGTGCTGGAGGTGGAGTTCGCGGGCGAGGAGGGCACGGGGCTGGGCCCCACGCTGGAGTTCTACGCGCTCGTGGCGGCCGAGCTGCAGCGCGCCGACCTCGCCATGTGGCTCAGCgacgcgcccgccgccgcgcccgacgACTCCGCGCCGCACCACCTCGTGCTGCCCGACG AGAAACCGCCGGGATACTACGTGACCCGTGCAGGCGGTCTGTTCCCAGCGCCGCTCCCTCAAGACTCCCCCATCTGTGATACAGTTTGCAAATATTTCTGGTTCTTAGGAGTATTTTTAGctaag GTTCTGCAGGACGGGCGGCTCGTCGATTTACCGATCTCAGAGCCCTTCCTGCGTATTATGTGCGGCGAGGAATTGACCAATGACTGTTTAGAGGAGATTGATCCAATCAGGCATCG GTTCCTGCAGAGCGTGGTAGCGGCTGCAGAGCAGTACGACAGCATCATGCGCGACCCCACCCTGGACGAAGACGAGCGCAGTGCTCAAGTCGCCGCGCTCACCGTGGAGGGCGCCACCTTCGAGCAGCTCGCGCTCACCATGACGCACGTGGCGGCCCACGCCGACCCCGCCGTCGCCGTGCAGCCGCTCTGCGACAACGGCGAGAACATCGAG GTGGGAGGACACAACGCGCGCGCGTACGCGGAGAGCAGCGCGCGCTGGATGGTGCGCGGCGGCGTGCGGCGCCAGACCGCCGCCTTCCGCCGCGGCTTCGGCGCCGTGTtcccgccgcgccgcctgcgcgccttCTGCGCCGCCGAGCTGCGCCTGCTGCTGTGCGGCGAGCGCGGGCCCGTGTGGACGCGCGACCACCTGCTGCAGTACACCGAGCCCAAGCTCGGCTACACGCGCGACAG